A region from the Brassica napus cultivar Da-Ae chromosome C8, Da-Ae, whole genome shotgun sequence genome encodes:
- the BNAC08G42060D gene encoding protein DESIGUAL 3 isoform X2, translating into MESELSFLISVLIICADISAGVLGIEAEIDQRKQHHPNHQQHGCRRNPSSGAFAEGVAAIVLLSIVHITANVLGGYAYSRSKQDIKRATANKILAVAFLVFSWIFFAVSYSTLMVGTLANSRSNRYCSLRSRWLFLIGGIFCLGHGLVTSAFYVSALAASQEDKENVQQEDPANRRGA; encoded by the exons atggaaAGTGAACTTAGCTTCTTGATTTCTGTTCTGATCATATGTGCAGACATTTCAGCTGGAGTCCTTGGGATAGAAGCTGAGATTGACCAgaggaag CAACATCATCCTAACCACCAACAACATGGATGTCGAAGAAACCCAAGCTCTGGAGCTTTTGCTGAGGGAGTAGCTGCAATAGTGCTTCTGTCTATCGTCCACATCACAGCCAATGTGCTTGGAGGCTACGCTTACAGTCGCTCTAAGCAAGATATCAAGAGAGCAACGGCCAACAAGATACTGGCAGTGGCTTTCCTTGTGTTCTCCTG GATCTTTTTTGCTGTGAGCTACTCGACGCTGATGGTAGGAACACTAGCCAACTCGAGATCAAATAGATACTGCAGCTTGAGGAGTCGTTGGCTCTTCCTAATTGGAGGCATATTTTGTCTAGGACATGGACTGGTGACTTCAGCATTTTATGTTTCAGCCCTTGCTGCTAGTCAAGAAGACAAAGAGAATGTGCAACAAGAAGATCCAGCAAATAGAAGAGGCGCATGA
- the BNAC08G42060D gene encoding protein DESIGUAL 3 isoform X1 produces the protein MESELSFLISVLIICADISAGVLGIEAEIDQRKQQHHPNHQQHGCRRNPSSGAFAEGVAAIVLLSIVHITANVLGGYAYSRSKQDIKRATANKILAVAFLVFSWIFFAVSYSTLMVGTLANSRSNRYCSLRSRWLFLIGGIFCLGHGLVTSAFYVSALAASQEDKENVQQEDPANRRGA, from the exons atggaaAGTGAACTTAGCTTCTTGATTTCTGTTCTGATCATATGTGCAGACATTTCAGCTGGAGTCCTTGGGATAGAAGCTGAGATTGACCAgaggaag CAGCAACATCATCCTAACCACCAACAACATGGATGTCGAAGAAACCCAAGCTCTGGAGCTTTTGCTGAGGGAGTAGCTGCAATAGTGCTTCTGTCTATCGTCCACATCACAGCCAATGTGCTTGGAGGCTACGCTTACAGTCGCTCTAAGCAAGATATCAAGAGAGCAACGGCCAACAAGATACTGGCAGTGGCTTTCCTTGTGTTCTCCTG GATCTTTTTTGCTGTGAGCTACTCGACGCTGATGGTAGGAACACTAGCCAACTCGAGATCAAATAGATACTGCAGCTTGAGGAGTCGTTGGCTCTTCCTAATTGGAGGCATATTTTGTCTAGGACATGGACTGGTGACTTCAGCATTTTATGTTTCAGCCCTTGCTGCTAGTCAAGAAGACAAAGAGAATGTGCAACAAGAAGATCCAGCAAATAGAAGAGGCGCATGA
- the LOC106416073 gene encoding uncharacterized aarF domain-containing protein kinase 2 produces the protein MSRFFIYRLVGKQTQSLFSNHKETRSQWGSFKTAVTASLRSPQFRVHSSSARVGYCTTVSTRNVVTHTHHAQVAWKRLHRKYSMRRQWNLPRINTIAQAFCLSLSLRSHLLTPGIIAATCGKLAWAQKKRAPPLDPYPSHKSLYTRAKNGPIFLTSLLLSLIEFFILIGRAFYISCLFTPSILMGLVVELCGPRFRKLWLETVHRTLERAGPAFIKWGQWAATRPDLFPKDLCTQLSKLHSDAPQHSFAYTKKTIEKAFGRKLSEIFEEFEEAPLASGSIAQVHRASLRFQYPGQKSKSSLVAVKVRHPGVGESIRRDFVIINFVARVSTLVPALKWLRLDESVQQFGVFMLSQVDLAREASHLSRFIYNFRRWKDVSFPKPVYPLVHPAVLVETYEHGESVAGYVDGMEGHEWIKTRLAHIGTHALLKMLLVDNFIHADMHPGNILVRKKASRGVFKTKKPHIVFLDVGMTAELSKNDRENLLDFFKAVALRDGRTAAERTLKLSRKQNCPNPEAFIEEVEEAFKFWGTPEGDLVHPADCMHELLEKVRRHRVNIDGNVCTVMVTTLVLEGWQRKLDPGYDVMHTLQTMVLKTDWAKSLSYTVDGLMAP, from the exons ATGTCAAG atttttcatctatagaCTCGTTggaaaacaaactcaatctctTTTCTCAAACCACAAAGAGACAAGATCCCAATGGGGAAGCTTTAAAACCGCTGTTACAGCTTCCCTAAGGTCTCCTCAGTTCAGAGTTCACTCTTCCTCCGCTAGAGTTGGTTATTGTACAACCGTCTCTACTAGAAATGTAGTTACTCATACTCACCATGCTCAAGTTGCTTGGAAAAGGCTTCACCGCAAGTACTCTATGCGCCGACAATGGAACTTACCTCGTATCAACACCATCGCTCAAGCCTTCTGCTTGTCTCTCTCCCTTCGTTCACACCTCCTAACACCCGGCATCATAGCCGCCACTTGCGGAAAGCTAGCGTGGGCGCAGAAGAAGAGAGCTCCCCCCTTAGATCCCTACCCTTCTCATAAATCACTCTACACAAGAGCAAAGAACGGTCCCATCTTCCTGACTTCGCTGTTGCTTTCCCTTATAGAGTTCTTTATTTTAATCGGGAGAGCTTTCTACATATCCTGTCTGTTCACTCCCAGCATCCTCATGGGCCTAGTCGTCGAGCTATGCGGGCCACGGTTCAGGAAACTATGGCTCGAGACGGTCCACCGAACTCTCGAGAGAGCGGGTCCCGCTTTCATCAAATGGGGTCAATGGGCAGCTACTAGACCAGACCTCTTCCCCAAGGATCTTTGCACGCAGCTCTCTAAGCTTCACAGCGACGCTCCTCAGCATAGCTTCGCCTACACTAAGAAGACCATAGAGAAAGCCTTTGGCCGTAAGCTCTCGGAGATATTCGAGGAGTTTGAAGAGGCTCCATTGGCGTCAGGGAGCATTGCTCAAGTCCATAGAGCCTCTCTGAGGTTTCAGTATCCAGGACAGAAGTCAAAGTCTTCTCTGGTTGCTGTTAAAGTTAGGCATCCAGGCGTTGGTGAATCTATTAGAAGAGATTTTGTGATAATCAATTTTGTTGCAAGAGTGTCGACTTTGGTTCCGGCTTTGAAGTGGCTGAGGCTGGACGAGAGTGTGCAGCAGTTTGGTGTCTTCATGCTCTCTCAAGTCGATCTCGCAAGAGAAGCTTCTCATTTGAGTAGGTTCATATACAACTTCAGGAGATGGAAAGATGTTTCTTTCCCTAAACCTGTGTATCCTCTCGTGCACCCTGCGGTTTTGGTTGAGACGTATGAGCACGGAGAGAGTGTGGCGGGTTATGTTGACGGCATGGAGGGACATGAGTGGATCAAGACTAGGTTGGCTCACATTGGGACTCATGCTCTCTTGAAGATGCTCCTGGTTGATAACTTTATTCACGCTGACATGCATCCGGGGAATATCCTTGTTCGGAAGAAGGCTTCTCGTGGAGTGTTCAAGACGAAGAAGCCGCATATTGTTTTCCTTGATGTTGGAATGACTGCAGAGCTCTCTAAGAATGATAGAGAGAATTTGCTTGATTTTTTCAAGGCGGTTGCGCTTAGAGATGGCAGGACGGCTGCTGAGAGGACGCTTAAGCTGTCAAGAAAGCAGAATTGTCCTAATCCAGAGGCTTTTATTGAG GAAGTAGAAGAAGCGTTTAAATTCTGGGGAACTCCTGAGGGAGATTTAGTGCATCCAGCAGATTGCATGCATGAGTTACTTGAGAAAGTGAGACGTCATAGAGTTAATATTGATGGGAATGTGTGCACTGTGATGGTCACAACATTAGTTCTCGAG GGTTGGCAAAGGAAACTTGATCCAGGATACGATGTGATGCACACGCTGCAGACAATGGTGTTGAAAACCGACTGGGCTAAGTCTCTCTCTTACACGGTGGATGGTTTGATGGCACCGTAG